The following are encoded together in the Bactrocera neohumeralis isolate Rockhampton chromosome 6, APGP_CSIRO_Bneo_wtdbg2-racon-allhic-juicebox.fasta_v2, whole genome shotgun sequence genome:
- the LOC126762511 gene encoding prostaglandin E2 receptor EP2 subtype-like: MANISVSTLISFDSAETTTSDFIANLSSTTAPSIIEQSLALYHNRRRFLFSGIVLLLGVIGNSLALAILARKKATKNSKYTLLLRCLVSNNLIGLLGILTTLMLKIYVPEDEFKAYVRWDCTLKVLCRFFGLSSGCIAAVMAIERFMALAKPFIYHKHITYALVRKTINLLVFIAVVVTFLPFTGFGAYIDESNPANPKCLRYRDAEGFWNKTYSVLFMSFGTLLCVVIVACNLFVMRALCVISRKRASKRHIHYDTLQRDKGSIQWIEGKSSSSGSSLYHRSNSGTMTANTSPDEIKFAKLMAFLSISFVICWMPQMIAIPMAILPNRVPKAHPFFILADVLMALNFTFDPYIYVLSRTKQSHLMGCIKDCRC; encoded by the exons atGGCAAATATCAGCGTTTCAACTTTGATCTCCTTCGATTCGGCGGAAACCACAACAAGTGATTTCATTGCGAATCTCAGCTCAACCACAGCACCAAGCATCATCGAGCAGTCCTTGGCGTTGTATCACAATCGGCGGCGCTTCTTGTTCAGCGGCATTGTGCTGCTGCTCGGCGTTATTGGCAACTCCTTGGCGCTGGCGATTTTGGCGCGTAAAAAGGCGACGAAGAACAGCAAATATACGTTGTTGTTGCG TTGCTTGGTGTCGAATAACCTTATCGGCCTGCTCGGCATATTAACAACGTTAATGCTTAAAATATATGTTCCCGAGGATGAGTTCAAGGCCTACGTGCGTTGGGATTGTACGCTCAAAGTTTTATGTCGCTTCTTTGGACTCAGTTCCGGTTGCATTGCGGCAGTGATGGCGATTGAACGCTTTATGGCGCTAGCCAAACCATTCATTTATCATAAG CACATCACGTACGCGCTTGTTCGTAAAACCATCAATTTATTGGTGTTTATTGCGGTGGTCGTCACGTTTTTGCCCTTCACCGGTTTTGGCGCCTACATCGATGAGAGTAATCCAGCAAATCCGAAGTGTTTGCGTTACCGCGATGCTGAGGGATTTTGGAATAAAACATACTCCGTGTTGTTTATGTCTTTTG GCACCCTTTTGTGCGTCGTAATTGTTGCTTGTAATTTGTTCGTGATGCGTGCCCTGTGTGTAATTAGCCGCAAGCGTGCCAGCAAACGTCACATCCACTACGACACGCTGCAACGTGATAAGGGCAGCATACAGTGGATCGAAGGCAAATCGAGCAGCAGCGGCTCGTCACTGTATCACCGCAGCAATAGTGGCACCATGACAGCCAATACGTCCCCCGATGAGATTAAATTCGCCAAACTGATGGCGTTCCTCAGCATCTCCTTCGTGATCTGTTGGATGCCGCAAATG ATTGCCATACCCATGGCTATTCTACCGAACCGTGTGCCGAAGGCGCATCCTTTCTTCATTTTGGCCGACGTGCTGATGGCATTGAATTTCACCTTCGACCCGTACATCTACGTGCTAAGCCGCACCAAACAGTCCCACCTAATGGGTTGCATTAAGGACTGTCGCTGCTAG